A section of the Pseudophryne corroboree isolate aPseCor3 chromosome 11, aPseCor3.hap2, whole genome shotgun sequence genome encodes:
- the LOC134969509 gene encoding RING finger protein 44-like has protein sequence MSGRRELRRLLEDQRSWSRLGDHDDSPPTVFEERLRSERRRGAITRQNTQEYLSRGETSAHLQTPQREHRHRNCSPLPAPETAPRGRPSPDPLPGPSHLHPASQQPVENEQNVSATLQEAIMQNIEALVEANDGQNLQAMLEESFRQNMPALVEEMNRQNLQSLTVDVSYFPFTIIAEDEARQSCVICLMEYEAGERVSVLPCSHTYHPSCISEWYETNSSCPLCRSECTPRRIRCQIS, from the exons ATGAGCGGCAGACGGGAGCTGAGGCGGCTCCTGGAGGACCAGAGGAGCTGGAGCCGTCTCGGAGATCATG ATGATTCACCCCCAACCGTTTTTGAGGAGAGGCTGCGGTCCGAGCGCCGAAGAGGTGCAATAACTCGTCAGAACACCCAGGAATATCTATCAAGAGGAGAAACATCCGCTCATCTACAGACACCTCAGAGGGAGCACAGACACCGAAACTGCTCTCCTCTTCCTGCTCCTGAGACAGCACCAAGAGGCAGACCAAGTCCAGATCCTCTCCCTGGTCCAAGTCATCTACATCCAGCCTCTCAGCAGCCAGTGGAGAATGAGCAGAATGTCTCGGCCACTCTGCAAGAGGCCATCATGCAGAATATCGAAGCCTTGGTGGAAGCTAACGATGGGCAGAATCTCCAGGCCATGTTGGAAGAGAGCTTCAGACAGAATATGCCAGCATTGGTGGAGGAGATGAATAGGCAGAATCTCCAGTCCTTGACGGTGGATGTCAGCTATTTCCCATTTACCATTATTGCAGAGGATGAAGCAAGACAATCGTGTGTTATCTGTCTAATGGAGTACGAAGCTGGGGAACGAGTGTCTGTCCTGCCCTGCAGCCACACGTATCATCCAAGCTGCATATCAGAGTGGTATGAAACAAATTCCAGCTGTCCCCTGTGCCGCAGTGAGTGTACCCCAAGGCGGATCCGGTGTCAGATCTCCTGA